The following proteins come from a genomic window of Hydractinia symbiolongicarpus strain clone_291-10 chromosome 2, HSymV2.1, whole genome shotgun sequence:
- the LOC130630282 gene encoding uncharacterized protein LOC130630282, whose translation MWIQLLLLLSAILNVYGIESFHGDAEKNNADTIISMDDMVVSAKYDKDTQSKIQTNEEAPPPGHMKPLGEHATPRVGEIAELDYMIGGKDFYEFFLRKRKPVVFRGITSEWMATKQWKNESYLLKEYSNVLFDVETKKIYNHDLHPRKTMDFKEFLASYKNKTLYLDSPFPQSPMMKDLKLPLMMQCEVLHESFTSMHLLYSNGGTSSPLHADGYENFLSVFSGTKVVYVIDPKFGHTLYMSVVKDFPGLSPINPEAVDFIKYPKFYGVPFHKIVLNAGDILYIPQGWYHQVRSYDSPNIATSMWFQYFTRIYQVDFAYRDHLGQETEFSRIVEEAPERIECVDQNIHLQSYHEINLNKMALKRKEERHNKTSVLVNKTVLYEEVRLDQPTIFVGSDDKHIYAMDMRTGSVKWKVETAEDTGSMCEFSLDGTLVYCGADDSYMRAITIKNGVVAWAFKTGGAVISSVMVDSNGDLYFGSLDSYMYALYPNGTLKWRKYMRGAMWSSSAQHPVEDFLYISTQSSDIAFNIFALQKSSGKVMWKKFGDGGFTSSPKLSQNGNYVFFVSAASVVYMLDSLHGTVLHKMQLDENVTVMASPAVHGNNIVYVLMMSGRLLAVNVVESEIIWEKMIGVGKMGASSSPYLGADGALYAGSGNGTVYKFQPLDGSIEWKTNVATEIFFSSPRLSKDDMLFIGSVDGPLHALNSKTGEIIWSTRTNGPLAGTVQITRGFI comes from the exons ATGTGGATACAGCTGCTGTTGCTTTTGTCAGCAATTTTAAATGTATATGGAATAGAATCTTTTCATGGTGATGCAGAAAAGAACAATGCAGATACAATTATATCTATGGATGATATGGTTGTTAGTGCAAAGTATGACAAAGATACACAGTCTAAGATTCAAACAAATGAAGAAGCACCTCCCCCTGGACATATGAAACCTTTAGGTGAACACGCTACACCAAGGGTTGGTGAGATAGCAGAACTTGATTACATGATTGGTGGTAAAGACTTTTATGAATTCTTTTTAAGAAAGCGTAAACCTGTAGTCTTCAGAGGAATCACATCTGAATGGATGGCTACAAAACAGTGGAAAAACGAAAGttatttattaaaagaatattcgaatgttttgtttgatgtggaaacaaagaaaatttataatCATGATCTTCATCCTCGTAAAACTATggattttaaagaatttcttgCTTCATACAAAAATAAGACTTTGTATCTTGATTCACCTTTCCCTCAGTCTCCCATGATGAAAGATTTGAAGTTGCCATTGATGATGCAATGTGAAGTGTTGCATGAATCATTCACCAGCATGCATTTGTTGTACTCAAATGGGGGCACAAGTTCGCCATTGCATGCTGATGGTTATGaaaattttctttctgttttttctGGCACAAAAGTTGTATATGTTATTGATCCTAAATTTGGCCATACATTGTACATGTCAGTGGTTAAAGATTTTCCTGGACTGTCTCCAATTAATCCAGAAGCAGTAGATTTCATCAAGTATCCTAAATTTTATGGTGTGCCTTTCCACAAG ATTGTATTGAATGCTGGTGATATTTTGTATATTCCTCAAGGCTGGTATCACCAAGTTCGTTCTTACGACTCTCCAAATATTGCGACTTCAATGTGGTTTCAGTACTTTACAAGAATTTATCAAGTT GATTTTGCTTATCGGGATCATCTTGGACAAGAAACAGAGTTTTCAAGGATAGTTGAAGAAGCTCCTGAGCGTATTGAATGTGTTGATCAAAACATTCATTTACAGTCTTACCATgaaataaatttgaacaaaatGGCGCTGAAACGAAAAG aagaGAGGCATAATAAAACCAGTGTGTTAGTCAATAAAACTGTCTTGTATGAAGAGGTTCGCCTCGACCAACCAACTATATTTGTTGGCTCAGATGACAAACATATATACGCTATGGACATGCGCACTGGAAGTGTCAAATGGAAGGTGGAAACAGCTGAAGATACTGG GTCGATGTGCGAATTCAGTTTAGACGGTACCCTTGTCTATTGTGGAGCAGACGATTCTTATATGCGTGCAATTACAATTAAAAATGGTGTCGTTGCTTGGGCGTTTAAGACAGGTGGAGCGGTTATCTCTTCTGTCATGGTGGATTCCAACGGGGATCTTTACTTTGGTTCATTGGATTCTTACATGTATGCATTGTACCCTAACGGTACTTTAAAATGGAGAAAGTATATGCGAGGCGCCATGTGGAGTTCTTCCGCTCAACATCCAGTTGAAGATTTTCTATACATATCGACACAATCCTCGGACATCGCGTTTAATATCTTTGCACTACAAAAAAGTTCTGGTAAAGTAATGTGGAAAAAGTTCGGTGATGGAGGGTTCACATCGTCTccaaaattaagtcaaaatgGAAACTATGTTTTTTTTGTGAGCGCAGCAAGTGTTGTGTATATGCTGGATTCATTACATGGCACCGTGCTTCACAAGATGCAGTTAGATGAAAACGTCACTGTGATGGCCTCACCTGCTGTGCATGGCAATAatattgtttatgttttaaTGATGTCTGGTCGATTGCTTGCGGTCAATGTGGTGGAGAGTGAAATTATTTGGGAAAAAATGATAGGTGTTG GAAAAATGGGCGCTTCGTCTAGTCCTTACCTTGGTGCAGACGGCGCGTTATATGCTGGTAGCGGAAACGGAACAGTGTATAAGTTTCAACCTTTAGATGGTAGCATTGAATGGAAGACAAATGTTGCTAccgaaatattttttagttccCCTCGCCTTTCAAAAGACGACATGTTGTTTATAGGTAGTGTAGATGGGCCCTTACATGCTTTAAATTCAAAGACAGGCGAGATAATATGGTCAACACGTACTAACGGTCCGCTTGCAGGCACGGTGCAGATAACTCGGGGTTTTATTTGA